One stretch of Pseudoxanthomonas sp. Root65 DNA includes these proteins:
- the miaB gene encoding tRNA (N6-isopentenyl adenosine(37)-C2)-methylthiotransferase MiaB, which produces MTGTQAPELPTTAGPAVTDPALVPLPIGRPRAPEQVRGKLYIKTHGCQMNEYDSAKMADVLAASDGLELTDNPEEADVVLVNTCSIREKAQEKVFSQLGRWKALKAGGRDVIIGVGGCVASQEGEAIVKRAPYVDLVFGPQTLHRLPELIRARREQNKPQVDISFPEIEKFDRLPEPRAEGPSAFVSIMEGCSKYCSFCVVPYTRGTEVSRPFEDVLVEVAQLAAQGVREINLLGQNVNAYRGLYGEGEIADLGLLIRTIAEIDGIGRIRFTTSHPLEFSDSLVDAYRDVPQLANFLHLPVQAGSDRVLSAMKRGYTALEFKQKIRKLRAVRPDISISSDFIVGFPGETDADFEKTMKLIEDVGFDQSFSFIYSRRPGTPAADLEDDISDAVKHARLERLQQHINAYAAGISQRMVGTVQSVLVEGPSKKNPNELTGKTENMRSVNFPAPPRLVGQFVDVLITEALSNSLRGRIVGTD; this is translated from the coding sequence ATGACCGGGACGCAAGCCCCCGAACTGCCGACCACGGCCGGCCCTGCCGTGACCGACCCCGCCCTCGTTCCCCTGCCCATCGGACGCCCGCGTGCGCCCGAGCAGGTGCGCGGAAAGCTCTACATCAAGACCCACGGGTGCCAGATGAACGAGTACGACTCGGCCAAGATGGCCGACGTGCTCGCCGCCTCGGACGGGCTGGAACTGACCGACAACCCTGAAGAAGCCGACGTGGTACTGGTCAACACCTGTTCCATCCGCGAGAAGGCGCAGGAGAAGGTGTTCAGCCAGCTCGGCCGGTGGAAGGCGCTGAAGGCCGGCGGCCGCGACGTCATCATCGGTGTGGGCGGTTGCGTGGCGTCGCAGGAAGGCGAGGCCATCGTTAAGCGCGCGCCTTACGTGGACCTGGTGTTCGGTCCGCAGACCCTGCACCGCCTGCCGGAACTGATCCGCGCCCGCCGCGAGCAGAACAAGCCGCAGGTCGACATCAGCTTCCCCGAGATCGAGAAGTTCGACCGCCTGCCCGAGCCGCGCGCCGAGGGCCCGTCGGCGTTCGTGTCGATCATGGAAGGCTGTTCCAAGTACTGCTCGTTCTGCGTGGTGCCCTACACCCGCGGCACCGAAGTCAGCCGTCCGTTCGAGGACGTGCTGGTGGAAGTGGCGCAGCTGGCCGCGCAGGGCGTGCGCGAGATCAACCTGCTCGGCCAGAACGTCAATGCCTATCGCGGCCTTTATGGCGAAGGCGAGATCGCGGACCTCGGCCTGCTGATCCGCACCATCGCCGAGATCGACGGCATCGGCCGCATCCGCTTCACCACCTCGCATCCGCTGGAGTTCAGCGACTCGCTGGTAGATGCCTACCGCGACGTGCCGCAGCTGGCCAACTTCCTGCACCTGCCCGTGCAGGCGGGCAGCGACCGCGTACTGTCGGCGATGAAGCGCGGCTACACCGCGCTGGAGTTCAAGCAGAAGATCCGCAAGCTGCGCGCGGTACGCCCGGACATCTCGATCAGCTCGGACTTCATCGTCGGCTTCCCCGGCGAGACCGACGCCGACTTCGAGAAGACCATGAAGCTGATCGAGGACGTCGGCTTCGACCAGAGCTTCAGCTTCATCTATTCGCGCCGGCCCGGCACGCCGGCCGCCGACCTGGAAGACGACATCTCCGACGCGGTGAAGCACGCGCGCCTGGAACGCCTGCAGCAGCATATCAACGCGTATGCCGCCGGCATCTCGCAGCGCATGGTTGGCACGGTGCAGTCGGTGCTGGTGGAAGGGCCGTCGAAGAAAAACCCGAACGAGCTGACCGGCAAGACCGAGAACATGCGCTCGGTGAACTTCCCCGCGCCGCCGCGGCTGGTCGGCCAGTTCGTCGACGTGCTGATCACCGAGGCGCTGTCCAACTCGCTGCGCGGGCGCATCGTCGGCACCGACTGA
- a CDS encoding HlyD family secretion protein, with the protein MRSELPRANLAVALILLTGCKADAPRALGTLEWDRVTLPSPVAEKIVRIDVREGQQVAAGAPLLQLELARTQSQLAAAQAQATQSREALAELRAGPRGEDIAQARASLAAAQAQARDADAYYARLQPLGRQQLVAASEVDRARAASQSAQAQVRQAQAALLELERGTRVEQVAQGAAAVVSAEAQAAVQAVTLDKLNVVAPRAGRIDSLPYKLGDQAPVGAPLAVMLVGDAPYARVYLPQAQRNTLKVGDSVQVRLDGQDKAYAGRVRMVRSEPSFTPYFALTGQDAARLSYLAEISLGKEAADLPVGAPVQVVSDGDQ; encoded by the coding sequence ATGCGAAGTGAACTGCCCCGCGCGAATCTGGCGGTCGCGCTGATCCTGCTGACCGGCTGCAAGGCCGATGCGCCACGCGCGCTGGGCACGCTGGAATGGGACCGGGTGACGCTGCCGTCGCCGGTCGCCGAGAAGATCGTGCGCATCGACGTCCGCGAGGGTCAGCAGGTGGCCGCCGGTGCGCCGTTGCTGCAACTGGAACTGGCGCGCACGCAATCGCAGCTGGCGGCAGCGCAGGCGCAGGCCACGCAGAGCCGGGAAGCGCTGGCGGAACTGCGTGCCGGCCCACGCGGCGAAGACATCGCGCAGGCGCGCGCCAGCTTGGCCGCGGCGCAGGCGCAGGCCCGCGATGCCGACGCGTACTACGCGCGCCTGCAGCCGTTGGGACGGCAGCAGCTTGTCGCCGCGTCCGAGGTCGATCGCGCACGCGCGGCATCGCAGAGCGCGCAGGCGCAGGTGCGGCAGGCGCAGGCGGCGCTGCTGGAACTGGAGCGCGGCACGCGCGTCGAGCAGGTCGCGCAGGGCGCTGCTGCCGTCGTGTCCGCCGAAGCGCAGGCCGCCGTACAGGCCGTCACGCTGGACAAGCTGAATGTGGTGGCGCCGCGCGCGGGCCGCATCGACAGCCTGCCGTACAAGCTGGGCGACCAAGCGCCGGTCGGCGCGCCGCTGGCGGTGATGCTGGTCGGCGACGCGCCGTATGCGCGGGTCTACCTGCCGCAGGCACAGCGCAACACCCTGAAGGTCGGCGACAGCGTGCAGGTGCGTCTGGATGGACAGGACAAGGCATACGCAGGCCGCGTGCGGATGGTCCGCAGCGAACCGAGCTTCACGCCGTACTTCGCGCTGACCGGGCAGGACGCGGCACGGCTCAGCTACCTGGCCGAAATCAGCCTGGGCAAGGAGGCGGCCGACCTGCCGGTCGGTGCGCCAGTGCAGGTGGTGTCCGATGGCGACCAGTGA
- a CDS encoding ABC transporter permease — translation MNLRRLMAVMVKEVRQMRRDRITLAMIVGIPVMQLLLFGYAINTNLRDLSAGIADQARTSVSRALVADIVATGVVAPTREAATPQELVDAMRRGEISIGIVIPPDYERRRAEGREAVQIFVDGSDNAVQSAAAQLAQMPLDGSSGPLATRAISVVGFYNPQRRSAVNIVPGLIGVILTMTMVLFTAVAIVRERERGNMELLIATPVSSAELMIGKVLPYVAIGLVQTTVVLALGTWLFQVPLGGSLLHVYIAACLLIVANLTLGLLISTRAQSQFQAMQMTFFIFLPSILLSGFMFPFAGMPKAVQWIAEALPLTHFLRLIRGVMLRGAGLWELWADVLALLAFTAVMMTAAILRFRKRLD, via the coding sequence ATGAACCTGCGCCGCCTGATGGCCGTGATGGTGAAGGAGGTCCGCCAGATGCGTCGCGACCGCATCACCCTGGCGATGATCGTCGGCATCCCGGTGATGCAACTGCTGCTGTTCGGCTACGCGATCAACACCAACCTGCGCGACCTGTCAGCAGGCATCGCCGACCAGGCCCGCACCTCGGTGTCGCGCGCGCTGGTGGCGGACATCGTCGCCACCGGCGTGGTCGCGCCGACGCGGGAGGCGGCCACGCCTCAGGAACTGGTGGATGCGATGCGCCGCGGCGAAATCAGCATCGGCATCGTCATTCCGCCGGACTACGAACGCCGTCGCGCGGAAGGTCGAGAGGCCGTGCAGATCTTCGTGGACGGCAGCGACAACGCCGTGCAGAGCGCTGCCGCCCAGCTTGCGCAGATGCCGCTGGACGGCAGCAGTGGTCCGCTGGCGACGCGCGCGATCAGCGTGGTCGGCTTTTACAACCCGCAGCGACGCTCGGCGGTGAACATCGTGCCCGGGCTGATCGGGGTGATCCTGACCATGACCATGGTGCTGTTCACCGCAGTGGCCATCGTGCGCGAGCGCGAGCGCGGCAACATGGAGCTGCTGATCGCCACGCCGGTCAGCAGCGCCGAACTGATGATCGGCAAGGTGTTGCCGTACGTGGCCATCGGCTTGGTGCAGACGACGGTGGTGCTGGCGCTGGGCACATGGCTGTTCCAGGTGCCGCTGGGTGGCAGTCTGCTGCATGTCTACATCGCCGCCTGCCTGCTGATCGTGGCCAACCTGACGCTGGGCCTGCTGATCTCCACCCGCGCGCAGTCGCAGTTCCAGGCCATGCAGATGACGTTCTTCATCTTCCTGCCGTCGATCCTGCTGTCCGGCTTCATGTTCCCGTTCGCCGGCATGCCGAAGGCGGTGCAATGGATTGCCGAAGCGCTGCCGCTGACGCACTTCCTGCGCCTGATCCGCGGCGTGATGCTGCGTGGCGCCGGTCTGTGGGAGCTGTGGGCGGACGTGCTGGCATTGCTGGCCTTCACCGCGGTGATGATGACGGCGGCAATCCTGCGGTTCCGCAAGCGGCTGGACTGA
- a CDS encoding ABC transporter ATP-binding protein, whose translation MRVRGLTKRFGALVAVNEVDLDVPRRNVYGFLGPNGSGKSTTIRMLCGLLTPSAGDIEVLGLRIPEQADPLRTRIGYMTQKFSLFEDLTVRENLEFLAAVQDIPRAQARRRIDALVEQYHFQDRQKQLAGTMSGGQKQRLALAGAVIHEPELLFLDEPTSAVDPESRRDFWEKLFELADAGTTLLVSTHYMDEAERCHRIAILDRGVLVADGTPEALTGELAGRTLVVEAAQPRQAQKVLIGLPGVISVAQIGNVLRVLVAENGDAAAHIAQGLLSAGIEAGVSASQANLEDVFVSATRGQPAREEAA comes from the coding sequence ATCCGCGTCCGTGGACTGACCAAGCGCTTCGGTGCACTGGTGGCGGTGAACGAAGTCGATCTCGACGTGCCGCGACGCAATGTCTACGGCTTCCTTGGTCCGAACGGTTCCGGCAAGTCCACCACCATTCGCATGCTGTGCGGCCTGCTGACCCCGAGCGCCGGCGACATCGAGGTGCTGGGCTTGCGCATTCCCGAGCAGGCCGACCCGCTGCGCACCCGCATCGGCTACATGACGCAGAAGTTCTCGCTGTTCGAGGACCTGACGGTGCGCGAGAACCTCGAGTTTCTCGCCGCGGTGCAGGACATCCCGCGCGCGCAGGCGCGGCGTCGGATCGACGCGCTGGTCGAGCAGTACCACTTCCAGGACCGGCAGAAGCAACTCGCAGGCACGATGAGCGGCGGACAGAAGCAGCGCCTTGCACTGGCGGGCGCGGTGATCCACGAACCGGAACTGCTGTTCCTGGACGAACCCACCAGCGCGGTCGATCCGGAGTCGCGCCGCGACTTCTGGGAGAAGCTGTTCGAGCTGGCTGATGCAGGCACCACGCTGCTGGTGTCCACGCATTACATGGACGAAGCCGAGCGCTGCCACCGCATCGCCATCCTCGACCGCGGCGTGCTGGTCGCGGACGGCACACCGGAGGCACTGACCGGCGAGCTGGCCGGGCGCACGCTGGTCGTCGAGGCCGCACAGCCACGCCAGGCACAGAAGGTGCTGATCGGCCTGCCGGGTGTGATCAGCGTGGCCCAGATCGGCAACGTGCTGCGTGTGCTGGTGGCCGAGAACGGCGATGCCGCCGCGCACATCGCGCAGGGCCTGCTGAGCGCAGGCATCGAAGCGGGTGTGTCGGCGTCACAGGCCAACCTGGAGGACGTCTTTGTCTCCGCCACGCGCGGCCAGCCGGCGCGCGAGGAGGCCGCATGA
- a CDS encoding glycoside hydrolase family 97 protein: MLRHLFTLIVLLTVGTDLAHAAPGPRIASPDGTIVVELSTDNDGRPAYAVSRKGQPVITPSRLGFLLLDAPKFERNLEIVQPRTRSFDETWEQPWGERRFIRNHYNELTVTLKEKAKPFRRFDVVFRVFDDGVGFRYRFPQQAGLEQVKISEELTEFSLARDATAWWIPAGEWNREEYLYHRTPVQQVGDAQTPITFKFDDGTHLSIHEAALVDYSGMNLTRVEDRKLKADLTPGIGEGKVVRAAPFDTPWRTLLLSDDAAGLAMSSLTLNLNEPNALGDVSWVKPMKYVGVWWEMHLELKTWASGPKHGATNENVRKHIDFAAKHGFGGVLVEGWNVGWDGDWFGNGEDFSFTTSYPDFDLPALAAYAKSKGVVLIGHHETSGNAAHYETQLGDAFDLYQRVGVPAVKTGYVADASQAKVTGTDGKRHYAWHEGQDMARHHLKVVTEAAKRRISVNPHEPIKDSGLRRTYPNWITREGARGMEFSAWGQPGNPPEHEANLVFTRLLAGPMDYTPGIFGMKTRSTDGIATTWAKQLSLYVVIYSPLQMAADLLENYEKNPAPFQFIKDVPVDWDDTRVLNGEVGDYVTIARKERGGANWYLGALTDEDGRTLEVPLSFLDEGRRYTAQIYRDGDKANWKTAPQDIVIEERAVSRGDTLTLKLAPGGGQAIRFVAQ, translated from the coding sequence ATGCTCCGTCATCTCTTCACGCTCATCGTCCTGCTCACTGTCGGCACGGACCTCGCGCATGCCGCTCCGGGACCACGCATCGCATCGCCCGATGGCACCATCGTGGTGGAACTGTCCACCGACAACGACGGCCGACCCGCCTACGCGGTCTCGCGCAAGGGCCAGCCGGTCATCACACCGTCGCGGCTCGGCTTCCTGCTACTGGACGCGCCCAAGTTCGAGCGCAACCTCGAGATCGTGCAGCCACGCACGCGCAGCTTCGATGAAACCTGGGAACAGCCCTGGGGCGAGCGCCGCTTCATCCGTAACCACTACAACGAGCTGACCGTCACGCTGAAGGAGAAGGCCAAGCCTTTCCGCCGCTTCGACGTGGTGTTCCGTGTGTTCGACGACGGCGTCGGATTCCGCTACCGCTTCCCGCAGCAGGCCGGCCTGGAGCAGGTGAAGATCAGCGAAGAGCTGACCGAGTTCTCGCTGGCGCGTGACGCCACCGCGTGGTGGATTCCCGCCGGCGAATGGAACCGCGAGGAATACCTCTACCACCGCACGCCGGTGCAGCAGGTCGGCGACGCGCAGACGCCGATCACCTTCAAGTTCGACGACGGCACCCATCTGTCGATCCACGAGGCCGCGCTGGTCGACTACAGCGGCATGAACCTGACCCGGGTGGAAGACCGCAAGCTGAAGGCCGATCTGACGCCGGGCATCGGTGAAGGCAAGGTGGTCCGCGCCGCGCCGTTCGACACACCGTGGCGCACGCTGCTGCTGAGCGACGATGCGGCCGGGCTGGCGATGTCGAGCCTGACGCTGAACCTCAACGAGCCCAACGCACTCGGCGACGTGTCCTGGGTGAAGCCGATGAAGTACGTCGGCGTGTGGTGGGAGATGCACCTGGAGCTGAAAACCTGGGCGTCCGGTCCCAAGCACGGCGCCACCAACGAGAACGTGCGCAAGCACATCGACTTCGCCGCCAAGCACGGCTTCGGCGGCGTGCTGGTCGAAGGCTGGAACGTCGGCTGGGACGGCGACTGGTTCGGCAATGGCGAGGATTTCAGCTTCACGACGTCGTATCCGGATTTCGATCTGCCCGCGCTGGCGGCCTATGCGAAATCGAAGGGTGTCGTGCTGATCGGCCATCACGAGACCTCGGGCAACGCCGCGCACTACGAGACGCAGCTGGGCGATGCCTTCGACCTCTACCAGCGCGTCGGCGTGCCGGCCGTGAAGACCGGCTACGTGGCCGATGCCAGCCAGGCCAAGGTCACCGGCACCGACGGCAAGCGTCACTACGCCTGGCACGAAGGCCAGGACATGGCGCGCCATCATCTGAAGGTGGTGACGGAAGCGGCCAAGCGCCGCATCTCGGTCAATCCGCACGAGCCGATCAAGGACAGCGGCCTGCGCCGCACCTATCCGAACTGGATCACCCGCGAGGGCGCACGCGGCATGGAGTTCAGCGCCTGGGGCCAGCCCGGCAATCCGCCGGAGCACGAAGCCAACCTGGTGTTCACCCGCCTGCTGGCCGGCCCGATGGACTACACGCCCGGCATCTTCGGCATGAAGACGCGTTCCACCGACGGCATCGCCACCACCTGGGCCAAGCAGTTGTCGCTGTACGTGGTGATCTACAGCCCGCTGCAGATGGCGGCGGACCTGCTGGAGAACTACGAGAAGAACCCCGCGCCGTTCCAGTTCATCAAGGACGTGCCGGTGGACTGGGACGACACCCGCGTGCTGAACGGCGAGGTCGGCGACTACGTGACCATCGCGCGCAAGGAGCGCGGCGGCGCCAACTGGTATCTAGGCGCGCTGACCGACGAGGACGGCCGCACGCTGGAGGTGCCGCTGTCGTTCCTCGACGAAGGCCGCCGCTACACCGCGCAGATCTACCGCGACGGCGACAAGGCCAACTGGAAGACCGCGCCGCAGGACATCGTGATCGAGGAACGCGCGGTGAGCCGCGGCGACACGCTGACGCTGAAGCTGGCGCCGGGCGGTGGCCAGGCGATCCGCTTCGTCGCGCAGTGA
- a CDS encoding DUF4105 domain-containing protein, giving the protein MRNVAARLALLGALWLLAASAWAAPRIGVATMAPGEVFFERFGHNAIVVVDPASGDAISYNFGFFDPGEADFVGNFARGHMMYYLVALPFEQDLMQYRDSGRGVSLQWLDLAPAQAQALADALAERAKPENARYRYDYFTSNCSTQVRDALDAALGGRLKSQLAGRSRGNTFRSEAVRLASPATWMWLGFDLGLGPNADKPMSRWEEAYVPMRLADSLREAKNAAGRPLVQSEMQLLTHRIAAEPAETPRRWLPWLGAGAVAALLIGFAGRRWPRAIAAAALPFWLLCFVAGGVLVYLWGFTEHWAAWANRNLLLLNPLCVLLIPGAISVLRRRTPPVWFGWLIAAVAGGALLAWFLHWLPLRLQYNQTWIALLLPVHLALAYVFMPRRLSR; this is encoded by the coding sequence ATGCGTAACGTGGCCGCGCGCCTGGCGCTGCTGGGCGCGTTGTGGCTGCTGGCGGCCAGCGCGTGGGCGGCGCCGCGGATCGGCGTGGCGACGATGGCGCCGGGCGAGGTGTTCTTCGAGCGCTTCGGCCACAACGCGATCGTCGTGGTCGATCCCGCCTCGGGCGATGCCATCTCGTACAACTTCGGCTTCTTCGATCCGGGCGAAGCCGATTTCGTCGGCAACTTCGCCCGCGGCCACATGATGTATTACCTGGTCGCGCTGCCGTTCGAGCAGGACCTGATGCAGTACCGAGACAGCGGCCGCGGCGTGTCCCTGCAATGGCTGGACCTGGCGCCGGCGCAGGCGCAGGCGCTGGCCGATGCGCTGGCCGAGCGGGCGAAGCCGGAGAACGCACGCTACCGCTACGACTATTTCACCTCCAACTGCTCCACCCAAGTACGCGACGCGCTGGATGCCGCACTCGGCGGCCGACTGAAGTCGCAGCTCGCGGGCCGTTCGCGCGGCAACACGTTCCGCAGCGAGGCCGTGCGGCTGGCCTCGCCGGCGACCTGGATGTGGCTGGGGTTCGACCTCGGCCTAGGCCCGAATGCCGACAAGCCGATGTCGCGCTGGGAAGAAGCGTACGTGCCGATGCGGCTGGCCGACAGCCTGCGCGAGGCGAAGAACGCCGCGGGTCGCCCGCTGGTGCAGTCGGAGATGCAGCTGCTGACGCACCGCATTGCCGCCGAACCGGCGGAAACGCCGCGTCGATGGCTGCCCTGGCTCGGTGCCGGCGCCGTGGCGGCGTTGCTGATCGGTTTCGCCGGCCGTCGCTGGCCGCGCGCGATCGCCGCCGCGGCGTTGCCGTTCTGGCTGCTGTGCTTCGTCGCCGGTGGCGTGCTGGTCTACCTGTGGGGCTTCACCGAGCACTGGGCGGCCTGGGCGAATCGCAACCTGCTGCTGCTGAATCCGCTCTGCGTGCTGCTGATACCCGGCGCAATTTCCGTGCTGCGCCGCCGCACGCCGCCGGTCTGGTTCGGATGGCTGATCGCTGCGGTCGCGGGCGGTGCCCTGCTCGCCTGGTTCCTGCACTGGCTGCCGTTGCGCCTGCAATACAACCAGACATGGATCGCGTTGCTGCTGCCGGTGCACCTCGCGCTTGCATACGTATTCATGCCGCGACGCTTGTCGCGCTGA
- a CDS encoding TetR/AcrR family transcriptional regulator yields MKTSRPLSTEAPAKKSASTPPRKRARGRRPTAESADLRATLLDAALDCFVRKGIAGSSLRDIASEANVTPALVHYYFGDKAQLQQAVVAERLLPVVAQMREPVMQTGEGDVAALVAGFVHGIGGVVARHPWLPTLWVREILCEGGALRDTMIHQVGPMLPKMMAGRFAAAQQAGQLNPDLDPRLLMVSLIGLTMFPMASAPIWRQLFGANDIDFNDLRRHTLVLLDRGLELDHAK; encoded by the coding sequence ATGAAGACCTCCAGACCCCTTTCGACCGAAGCGCCCGCCAAGAAATCGGCGTCCACTCCCCCGCGCAAGCGCGCCCGCGGCCGGCGACCCACCGCCGAGTCGGCCGATCTCCGCGCCACGCTGCTCGACGCCGCCCTGGACTGCTTCGTCAGGAAGGGCATCGCCGGCAGTTCGCTGCGCGACATCGCCAGCGAAGCCAACGTGACGCCGGCACTGGTGCACTACTACTTCGGCGACAAGGCGCAGCTGCAGCAGGCGGTGGTGGCCGAGCGACTGCTGCCGGTGGTGGCGCAGATGCGCGAGCCAGTGATGCAGACCGGTGAGGGCGACGTGGCCGCGCTGGTGGCGGGTTTCGTGCATGGCATCGGCGGCGTGGTCGCCCGGCATCCGTGGCTGCCCACGCTGTGGGTGCGCGAGATCCTCTGCGAGGGCGGCGCATTGCGCGACACGATGATCCACCAGGTCGGCCCGATGCTGCCGAAGATGATGGCGGGTCGGTTCGCTGCCGCGCAGCAGGCTGGGCAGCTCAACCCGGACCTGGACCCGCGCCTGCTGATGGTGTCGCTGATCGGGCTGACCATGTTTCCGATGGCGAGCGCGCCGATCTGGCGCCAGCTGTTCGGCGCGAACGACATCGACTTCAACGACCTGCGCCGGCACACGCTGGTGCTGCTGGACCGCGGACTGGAGCTGGACCATGCGAAGTGA
- a CDS encoding PhoH family protein: MTDPSTREFTLQPENVERLANLAGPFDAHLRQIELRLGVEIANRGAIFRITGPEKSAAAAEKLLHALYEESASETFDSEAIHLRLNAANVDRVAEADYAPQDVAIKVKRGTVRGRGANQAKYLHAIATHDINFGIGPAGTGKTFLAVASAVEALNESRVQRLILVRPAVEAGEKLGFLPGDLTQKVDPYLRPLYDALYEMLGVEKVVKLLEKNVIEIAPLAYMRGRTLNDAFVILDEAQNTTIEQMKMFLTRIGYGSTAVVTGDLTQIDLPKHQKSGLKDALEVLRGVDGISFNFFTSRDVVRHPLVAKIVRAYDARDGKDAETGPTT; encoded by the coding sequence ATGACTGACCCCAGCACACGCGAATTCACCCTGCAGCCCGAGAACGTCGAACGCCTCGCCAACCTGGCCGGCCCGTTCGATGCGCACCTGCGCCAGATCGAACTGCGCCTGGGCGTGGAGATCGCCAACCGCGGCGCCATCTTCCGCATCACCGGGCCGGAGAAGTCCGCCGCCGCCGCCGAGAAGCTGCTGCACGCGCTGTACGAAGAATCCGCCAGCGAGACCTTCGACAGCGAAGCCATCCACCTGCGCCTGAATGCGGCCAACGTCGACCGCGTCGCCGAGGCCGACTACGCCCCGCAGGACGTGGCCATCAAGGTCAAGCGCGGCACCGTGCGCGGCCGTGGCGCCAACCAGGCCAAGTACCTGCATGCCATCGCCACCCACGACATCAACTTCGGCATCGGCCCGGCCGGCACCGGCAAGACCTTCCTGGCCGTGGCGAGCGCGGTCGAGGCGCTGAACGAGTCGCGCGTGCAGCGGCTGATCCTGGTGCGCCCGGCGGTGGAGGCCGGCGAGAAGCTCGGCTTCCTGCCCGGCGACCTGACCCAGAAGGTCGATCCCTACCTGCGCCCGCTGTACGACGCGCTGTACGAAATGCTCGGCGTGGAGAAGGTGGTCAAGCTGCTGGAGAAGAACGTCATCGAGATCGCGCCGCTGGCCTACATGCGCGGCCGCACGCTCAACGATGCCTTCGTGATCCTCGACGAGGCGCAGAACACCACCATCGAACAGATGAAGATGTTCCTCACCCGCATCGGCTACGGCAGCACCGCCGTGGTCACCGGCGACCTGACCCAGATCGACCTGCCCAAGCACCAGAAATCCGGTCTGAAGGACGCGCTGGAGGTGCTGCGCGGCGTGGATGGCATCTCGTTCAACTTCTTCACCAGCCGCGACGTGGTGCGCCATCCGCTGGTGGCGAAGATCGTGCGGGCTTACGATGCACGCGATGGCAAGGATGCCGAGACTGGCCCGACGACGTAG
- a CDS encoding transporter associated domain-containing protein gives MSEDDSTLAPEGSDKPSEKRRTWLDRLSSAFSGEPSTRDDLVAILRDAQSDGLIAGDTLKMMEGAIAVADLTVGDVMVPRAQMVSLPVEARFLDLMKDVVESGHSRFPVHGEDKDEILGILLAKDLLRGVVADNGPGSVRELLRPAVLIPESKKLNLLLKEFRLSRNHMAIVVDEYGGVAGLVTIEDVLEQIVGEIDDEHDEAEDGAALIAAQADGQFVVDALTPIADFNERFGADFLDDEYDTVGGLITAAIGHLPETGEELTLGRFMFRVARADARRVHAFHVGVLADA, from the coding sequence ATGTCCGAAGACGACAGTACCCTCGCGCCGGAAGGCTCCGACAAACCGTCGGAGAAACGGCGCACCTGGCTGGACCGCCTCAGTTCGGCGTTCTCCGGCGAACCCAGCACACGCGACGACCTGGTGGCCATCCTGCGCGACGCGCAGTCCGACGGCCTGATTGCCGGCGACACCCTCAAGATGATGGAAGGCGCCATTGCGGTCGCCGACCTGACCGTGGGCGATGTCATGGTGCCGCGCGCGCAGATGGTGTCGCTGCCGGTGGAAGCGCGCTTCCTCGACCTGATGAAGGACGTCGTCGAGTCGGGCCACTCCCGCTTCCCGGTGCACGGTGAGGACAAGGACGAGATCCTCGGCATCCTGCTGGCGAAGGATCTGCTGCGCGGCGTGGTGGCCGACAACGGCCCCGGCAGCGTGCGCGAGCTGCTGCGGCCGGCGGTGCTGATCCCCGAATCGAAGAAGCTCAACCTGCTGCTGAAGGAATTCCGCCTGTCGCGCAACCACATGGCGATCGTGGTGGACGAATACGGCGGCGTGGCCGGCCTGGTCACCATCGAGGACGTGCTGGAACAGATCGTCGGCGAGATCGACGACGAGCACGACGAAGCCGAAGACGGCGCCGCGCTGATCGCGGCGCAGGCCGACGGGCAGTTCGTGGTGGATGCGCTGACGCCCATCGCCGACTTCAACGAGCGCTTCGGCGCCGACTTCTTGGACGACGAATACGACACCGTCGGCGGGCTGATCACCGCGGCCATCGGCCACCTGCCGGAGACCGGCGAGGAACTGACGCTGGGACGTTTCATGTTCCGCGTCGCGCGCGCCGATGCGCGCCGCGTGCACGCCTTCCATGTCGGGGTGCTGGCCGATGCGTAA
- the ybeY gene encoding rRNA maturation RNase YbeY — protein MTQGPVRLEVAVSYALPRAGIPSALSFRKWVAAALKGRIREADLAIRIVDSKEGRALNRHYRGRDYATNVLSFPAEMAEGVKLPKGVKMPLLGDLVICAPVVAREAKEQKKPLAAHYAHMTVHGALHLLGWDHEDDKEAECMEQLEREILAELGIADPYAED, from the coding sequence ATGACCCAAGGCCCCGTCCGTCTCGAAGTCGCCGTCAGCTACGCGCTGCCGCGCGCCGGCATTCCGTCCGCGCTAAGTTTCCGCAAGTGGGTGGCGGCGGCGCTGAAGGGCCGCATCCGCGAGGCGGACCTGGCCATCCGGATCGTCGACAGCAAGGAAGGCCGCGCGCTCAACCGGCACTATCGTGGCCGCGACTACGCGACCAACGTGCTCAGCTTTCCCGCCGAGATGGCCGAGGGCGTCAAGCTGCCCAAGGGCGTGAAGATGCCGTTGCTCGGCGACCTGGTGATCTGCGCCCCCGTCGTCGCGCGCGAGGCGAAGGAACAGAAGAAGCCGCTGGCCGCGCACTACGCGCACATGACCGTGCATGGCGCGCTGCACCTGCTGGGCTGGGACCACGAGGACGACAAGGAGGCCGAGTGCATGGAACAGCTCGAACGCGAGATCCTGGCCGAACTCGGCATCGCCGACCCCTATGCGGAAGACTGA